TTTTTAACCGGATCATCGCTGTATACACCGTCAACTTTAGTCGCTTTAATTACTGTGTCTGCTTCAATTTCGATACCGCGTAAACACGCAGCAGAATCGGTAGTAAAGAATGGGTTACCTGTACCCGCTGCAAAAATTACGACGCGGCCAGATTTTAATAAGCTGATTGCTTCAGCCCAGTTGTAAGCGTCACATACACCGTTTAACGGGATAGCCGACATTAAACGACAATTTACAAAAGCACGGTGTAGTGCATCACGCATTGCAAGGCCATTCATTACCGTTGCAAGCATACCCATGTGGTCGCCTACTACGCGGTTCATGCCAGCTTCTGCAAGTGATCCACCACGTAAAAAGTTACCGCCGCCGATAACTAAACCCACTTCTACGTCGAGTTCTACAAGCTCTTTAATCTCTTGAGCCATACGATCTAATACTTTAGGGTCGATGCCGAAGCCTTCGTCTCCCATTAAAGCTTCACCACTTAATTTGAGAAGAACACGTCTAAAAATAGGTTTACGATTGATAGTCATAGTATTGGGGCCAACTTTTATTAAATTATGGGTAAAAAATAACCGCGCTTATGATAAACATAAAAGCGCGGTTATTTTAAAGAATTTCTAAGCGTGACGCAAAAGCAAATAGTACTTTAATGGCATCTAATTTCCTTATGCATCACAAATAGTTAATCTTACTCGCCTTTAGCAGCTGCAATTTGAGCAGCAACTTCAGCAGCAAAATCTTCTTCTTTCTTCTCGATACCTGCACCAACTTCCATACGTACAAAGCCAGTAACTGTTGCGTTTTTCTCTTTAAGAATTTCGCCAACAGATTTTTTAGGTTCCATGATGAAAGCTTGACCAGTAAGAGAAACCTCACCAGTAAATTTCTTCATACGACCAACAACCATCTTCTCAGCGATTTCAGCAGGCTTGCCTTCGTTCATCGCGATGTCGATTTGTACTTGCTTTTCTTTTTCAACAACATCAGCAGGTACGTCATCTGGAGTTAGGTAATCTGGGTTTGAAGCAGCAACGTGCATTGCAACGTGCTTAAGTGTTTCTTCTTCAGCAACACCTGCAACAACAACACCAATACGCTCGCCGTGACGGTATTCAACTAGTTGTTCACCAGTGATGTACTGAAGGCGACGTACATT
The sequence above is drawn from the Pseudoalteromonas espejiana DSM 9414 genome and encodes:
- the pyrH gene encoding UMP kinase — encoded protein: MTINRKPIFRRVLLKLSGEALMGDEGFGIDPKVLDRMAQEIKELVELDVEVGLVIGGGNFLRGGSLAEAGMNRVVGDHMGMLATVMNGLAMRDALHRAFVNCRLMSAIPLNGVCDAYNWAEAISLLKSGRVVIFAAGTGNPFFTTDSAACLRGIEIEADTVIKATKVDGVYSDDPVKNPEATLYRHLSYNEIIDKELKVMDLAAFTLARDHNMPLSVFNMNKSGALKRVIMGEEEGTLISSQASDEVIK
- the tsf gene encoding translation elongation factor Ts, with the translated sequence MAVTTALVKELRERTGAGMMDCKKALTETDGDIELAIENMRKSGAAKAAKKAGNIAAEGTIIIKQNAGVAVLVEVNCQTDFVAKDASFLAFANKVADAAIADTTSIEDLQAKFEEDRVELVTKIGENINVRRLQYITGEQLVEYRHGERIGVVVAGVAEEETLKHVAMHVAASNPDYLTPDDVPADVVEKEKQVQIDIAMNEGKPAEIAEKMVVGRMKKFTGEVSLTGQAFIMEPKKSVGEILKEKNATVTGFVRMEVGAGIEKKEEDFAAEVAAQIAAAKGE